In Chelonia mydas isolate rCheMyd1 chromosome 10, rCheMyd1.pri.v2, whole genome shotgun sequence, a single window of DNA contains:
- the PALB2 gene encoding partner and localizer of BRCA2 isoform X3 has product MDLLILLKEKLAFLKREYSKTFNRLQRAQRAERVKNYVKKTVAEQNQLLRQEETENNTTELMDKQSPNDDDKSGIYMLQTNTCSDSGTEKKMSVTFKLEPEFFNNEVNLQESSLAESTNSDQENILSGLMRSVTEENQSQLSRSRMTLVSEGRESACEVPPISVGETLENQMGSTEEPGSPVFKGRNTISNTKNKIQKAPKLVIVREEKGLTPQDPQVGDFQEMPEENVFLSVPKPLSCMSMGGSNIQQPVSPCAEDICDSYEPLPQCLVGDMPVSLQNIENTGKELACIENQMDQEELCRAFDLTADNQPSLAGRSNPSTSESRPHKERNHNETKSSSPLNTDSLLDNVEEPLRNQEAQTEAGSPVLEKTPPAAESALSSCTMIEGLLFPVEYYVRTTRRMSNCQRKVDLEAVILSQLGRSRKGLRSKHKQINSNSDQLYQETARSDLQAGGTPFPFLGGESDPVSSNSSQKSLPPSDESCTSSGSLSQKTVISMKQAKGKSWRRGRGRWGSTCRPALNGSQAHPQTSDLTVLKENSHLLSNGSQPGKENCEGDPERSPIGKTRVLVPAAGEATETEMTDITWPTEADLPDVSQTFSKCHQPPLEHIQNPLQGNNFLNPWDEAFSSPTQDLEANVNVSQAGKQPVGHIRNQCVQKACRAEQLPTVKESLLQHDLPSSSVKRKVRQGSKGKRGRSQQMDLEGPTPLSHLGLDPMAFDPPFHFQNEMLSVKWLPSKLDIKDFHLPDEEFGLLKFEKLQSCTVKQLEPFVPSGSEHWLQSAGDTVALGDMRLKQVNTEGKSLENSFISPSKTMSPKLPHLEGQLHKKGLSPSELLLTPASSVSAGAINQLESQIPTSAFPVLGATPAVLSLVHNEALPDTLSVLPLQVKTNLFKEPASHVMDGRECNNSTGTLHSDSCRTGSDCRSDEAVPLKEYQQPGSGSKECCGAENKLTAEELAVVLSDSLRARSLQLASKLKNPSSSCAVDVSTVWWESAGFTELCIVTACETFISLWKPLASSQWRKVYTWHLTEIPVIQIVPLPDVSNLVCVALGDLEIGEIRLLLCSSEDGSLKQSLVKTGNIKAVLGLTNRRLVSSSGTLQDQQIEIISVSEAGRSNERQTLMPPEETILAFAEVEGIRDALVGTTAVNSLVVWNLKTGQILKKMHVGYSYPASICHRAYSDSGLLFVVLSHPHAKENESCGNPAFRMRVFNPKTARSTGVMFFSLPPGHSGRYLEGEVKGVSAAAVLTSGTIAVWDLFLGQCTALLPPNADGNWSLVRWSVTDSCLLAGQKDGSVYVYHYSQAKAVGK; this is encoded by the exons ATGGATTTGTTAATTCTG CTGAAAGAAAAGTTAGCCTTCCTGAAAAGAGAATACAGCAAAACATTCAACAGGTTACAG CGTGCGCAAAGAGCTGAGAGGGTTAAAAATTATGTTAAGAAAACGGTTGCAGAACAAAATCAATTGCTTAGGCAAGAGGAAACTGAGAATAATACCACAG AACTGATGGATAAACAGTCTCCCAATGATGACGATAAATCTGGAATATATATGTTACAGACCAATACCTGTTCTGACTCAGGCACTGAGAAAAAAATGTCTGTCACATTTAAACTTGAGCCTGAATTCTTCAACAATGAAGTTAACTTGCAGGAAAGTTCATTGGCAGAAAGCACAAATAGTGACCAAGAAAATATCCTCTCTGGCCTCATGAGATCTGTTACTGAGGAGAACCAAAGCCAACTGTCAAGGAGTAGAATGACTTTGGTCTCAGAGGGGAGAGAATCAGCTTGTGAAGTGCCACCAATCAGTGTTGGTGAAACGTTGGAAAATCAAATGGGAAGTACAGAGGAGCCTGGGTCACCAGTATTCAAGGGAAGGAACACCATCTCAAACACCAAGAATAAAATCCAAAAGGCCCCCAAGCTGGTCATTGTGAGGGAAGAAAAAGGTTTAACTCCTCAAGATCCACAGGTAGGAGATTTTCAGGAAATGCCTGAAGAAAATGTATTTCTGAGTGTCCCCAAACCACTTTCATGCATGTCGATGGGTGGCAGTAACATTCAGCAGCCTGTGTCTCCATGTGCTGAGGACATCTGTGATAGCTATGAGCCATTGCCCCAGTGTTTAGTGGGTGATATGCCTGTTTCACTTCAAAACATCGAGAATACAGGAAAAGAACTTGCCTGTATAGAAAACCAGATGGATCAGGAAGAGTTGTGTAGGGCCTTTGATTTAACTGCAGATAATCAACCATCCCTGGCAGGCAGAAGCAACCCTAGCACTAGTGAAAGCAGACCCCATAAAGAAAGAAACCACAATGAGACCAAGAGCTCAAGTCCTCTGAACACTGACTCTCTTCTGGATAATGTTGAAGAACCTTTGAGGAATCAAGAGGCTCAGACTGAAGCAGGGTCTCCTGTCCTAGAGAAGACTCCTCCTGCAGCAGAAAGCGCACTGAGCTCTTGCACAATGATTGAGGGACTCCTCTTTCCTGTAGAATATTATGTTAGGACAACTCGGCGTATGTCTAATTGCCAGAGGAAAGTAGACCTGGAGGCTGTCATTCTCAGCCAGTTGGGCAGGAGCAGGAAAGGGCTGCGAAGTAAACATAAACAGATAAATTCAAATTCAGATCAGCTCTACCAAGAAACCGCCAGAAGTGATTTGCAGGCAGGGGGCACTCCGTTCCCTTTTCTAGGTGGAGAGAGTGACCCAGTGAGTTCAAATAGTTCTCAGAAATCTCTCCCTCCATCAGATGAGAGCTGCACTTCCAGTGGCTCTCTTTCTCAGAAGACTGTTATTAGTATGAAACAAGCTAAGGGAAAatcctggaggagaggaaggggcagaTGGGGTTCTACCTGCAGACCTGCACTGAATGGGTCACAAGCACATCCTCAGACTTCAGATCTTACAGTGCTAAAGGAAAACAGTCATCTCTTGTCaaatggttctcaacctggaAAGGAAAACTGTGAGGGTGACCCTGAGAGGTCACCTATAGGCAAAACAAGGGTGCTTGTCCCTGCAGCTGGTGAGGCTACAGAAACAGAAATGACAGACATTACGTGGCCAACTGAGGCTGATCTTCCTGATGTAAGCCAAACATTCAGCAAATGCCATCAGCCTCCATTAGAACATATTCAAAATCCACTCCAAGGAAATAATTTCTTAAATCCATGGGATGAAGCTTTCTCCAGCCCCACGCAAGATCTGGAAGCTAATGTAAATGTGAGTCAGGCtggtaaacagccagtggggcacATTAGGAATCAGTGTGTTCAGAAAGCCTGCCGGGCTGAGCAGCTGCCAACAGTTAAAGAATCTCTACTTCAGCATGATCTCCCAAGTTCCTCCGTGAAGCGTAAAGTGAGGCAAGGATCTAAAG GTAAAAGAGGGCGCAGTCAACAGATGGACTTGGAAGGTCCAACTCCTCTAAGCCATCTTGGTCTGGATCCTATGGCCTTCGATCCTCCCTTTCACTTCCAGAATGAGATGCTCAGTGTCAAGTGGCTGCCCTCTAAGCTGGACATCAAAGACTTTCATTTACCCGATGAGGAGTTTGGTCTCCTTAAATTTGAGAAACTACAATCCTGCACAGTGAAACAGCTGGAGCCCTTTGTTCCTTCAGGGTCTGAACACTGGCTCCAGAGTGCTGGAGACACTGTGGCTTTAGGGGACATGAGACTTAAACAAGTGAATACAGAAGGGAAGAGTCTAGAAAATAGCTTTATTTCTCCTTCAAAGACTATGTCACCTAAACTGCCTCACTTAGAAGGGCAGTTGCACAAGAAGGGGCTTTCTCCAAGCGAATTGCTGCTAACTCCGGCAAGTTCTGTCTCAGCTGGTGCAATCAACCAGCTGGAATCACAGATTCCTACATCTGCTTTCCCTGTCCTGGGTGCAACCCCAGCTGTCCTGTCACTGGTACACAATGAGGCCTTACCTGACACACTTTCTGTACTTCCTTTGCAAGTGAAAACAAATCTCTTCAAAGAACCAGCCAGTCATGTCATGGATGGGAGAGAGTGTAATAACTCCACAGGTACATTGCACTCAGATAGCTGCAGAACAGGATCTGACTGTAGGTCTGATGAAGCTGTCCCCCTCAAAGAGTATCAGCAACCAGGGAGCGGTTCCAAGGAGTGCTGCGGTGCAGAG AACAAACTGACAGCAGAAGAGTTGGCCGTGGTGCTGAGTGACAGCCTGAGAGCCAGGAGCTTGCAACTGGCCTCAAAGCTAAAG AACCCCTCAAGTTCTTGTGCTGTGGACGTCAGCACCGTCTGGTGGGAATCAGCTGGCTTCACAGAGCTGTGTATCGTAACTGCTTGTGAGACTTTCATTTCCCTGTGGAAACCTCTGGCTTCCAGCCAGTGGAGAAAGGTGTATACCTGGCACCTTACAGAG ATTCCAGTAATACAAATTGTTCCCTTGCCAGATGTCTCTAATCTTGTATGCGTTGCCTTGGGAGATCTGGAGATTGGAGAAATAAG GCTCTTGCTTTGTTCTTCTGAAGACGGCTCCTTAAAGCAATCACTAGTGAAAACTGGGAACATAAAAGCTGTTCTTGGTCTGACAAACAGGAGGCTGGTCAGTAGTAGTGGGACACTTCAAGACCAGCAAATCGAGATAATCTCCGTTTCAGAGGCAGGAAG AAGCAATGAGAGGCAGACTTTGATGCCCCCAGAAGAAACCATTCTGGCTTTTGCTGAGGTAGAAGGGATTAGAGATGCTTTGGTTGGCACCACTGCAGTGAACAGCCTTGTTGTTTG GAACTTGAAAACTGGCCAGATTCTGAAAAAGATGCACGTTGGTTATTCCTACCCTGCCTCAATCTGCCATCGCGCCTATTCTGACTCT GGCCTcctgtttgttgttttaagtCACCCACATGCCAAAGAGAATGAGTCCTGTGGAAACCCTGCATTCCGGATGAGAGTGTTCAATCCCAAAACAGCCAGAAGCACTGGGGTAatgttcttctccctcccccctggaCACAGTGGAAG GTACCTGGAAGGCGAAGTGAAGGGTGTCTCTGCAGCAGCTGTGCTAACATCTGGAACAATCGCAGTGTGGGACTTATTTTTAGGCCAGTGTACTGCTCTGCTTCCACCAAATGCTGATGGGAATTGGTCTTTGGTCAGATGGTCAGTCACAGATTCCTGTCTCCTGGCTGGACAGAAAGACGGAAGCGTGTATGTGTACCATTATTCACAAGCCAAAGCAGTAGGAAAGTAA
- the PALB2 gene encoding partner and localizer of BRCA2 isoform X4, with protein MGINILGLKCHYTIPGLGLVFTYCWHRVMSVMCHLCFLAERKVSLPEKRIQQNIQQVTELMDKQSPNDDDKSGIYMLQTNTCSDSGTEKKMSVTFKLEPEFFNNEVNLQESSLAESTNSDQENILSGLMRSVTEENQSQLSRSRMTLVSEGRESACEVPPISVGETLENQMGSTEEPGSPVFKGRNTISNTKNKIQKAPKLVIVREEKGLTPQDPQVGDFQEMPEENVFLSVPKPLSCMSMGGSNIQQPVSPCAEDICDSYEPLPQCLVGDMPVSLQNIENTGKELACIENQMDQEELCRAFDLTADNQPSLAGRSNPSTSESRPHKERNHNETKSSSPLNTDSLLDNVEEPLRNQEAQTEAGSPVLEKTPPAAESALSSCTMIEGLLFPVEYYVRTTRRMSNCQRKVDLEAVILSQLGRSRKGLRSKHKQINSNSDQLYQETARSDLQAGGTPFPFLGGESDPVSSNSSQKSLPPSDESCTSSGSLSQKTVISMKQAKGKSWRRGRGRWGSTCRPALNGSQAHPQTSDLTVLKENSHLLSNGSQPGKENCEGDPERSPIGKTRVLVPAAGEATETEMTDITWPTEADLPDVSQTFSKCHQPPLEHIQNPLQGNNFLNPWDEAFSSPTQDLEANVNVSQAGKQPVGHIRNQCVQKACRAEQLPTVKESLLQHDLPSSSVKRKVRQGSKGKRGRSQQMDLEGPTPLSHLGLDPMAFDPPFHFQNEMLSVKWLPSKLDIKDFHLPDEEFGLLKFEKLQSCTVKQLEPFVPSGSEHWLQSAGDTVALGDMRLKQVNTEGKSLENSFISPSKTMSPKLPHLEGQLHKKGLSPSELLLTPASSVSAGAINQLESQIPTSAFPVLGATPAVLSLVHNEALPDTLSVLPLQVKTNLFKEPASHVMDGRECNNSTGTLHSDSCRTGSDCRSDEAVPLKEYQQPGSGSKECCGAENKLTAEELAVVLSDSLRARSLQLASKLKNPSSSCAVDVSTVWWESAGFTELCIVTACETFISLWKPLASSQWRKVYTWHLTEIPVIQIVPLPDVSNLVCVALGDLEIGEIRLLLCSSEDGSLKQSLVKTGNIKAVLGLTNRRLVSSSGTLQDQQIEIISVSEAGRSNERQTLMPPEETILAFAEVEGIRDALVGTTAVNSLVVWNLKTGQILKKMHVGYSYPASICHRAYSDSGLLFVVLSHPHAKENESCGNPAFRMRVFNPKTARSTGVMFFSLPPGHSGRYLEGEVKGVSAAAVLTSGTIAVWDLFLGQCTALLPPNADGNWSLVRWSVTDSCLLAGQKDGSVYVYHYSQAKAVGK; from the exons ATGGGTATCAATATTCTAGGTTTAAAATGTCACTACACAATTCCAGGCCTTGGTTTGGTTTTTACTTACTGTTGGCATCGTGTAATGTCTGTGATGTGTCATCTTTGTTTTCTAGCTGAAAGAAAAGTTAGCCTTCCTGAAAAGAGAATACAGCAAAACATTCAACAGGTTACAG AACTGATGGATAAACAGTCTCCCAATGATGACGATAAATCTGGAATATATATGTTACAGACCAATACCTGTTCTGACTCAGGCACTGAGAAAAAAATGTCTGTCACATTTAAACTTGAGCCTGAATTCTTCAACAATGAAGTTAACTTGCAGGAAAGTTCATTGGCAGAAAGCACAAATAGTGACCAAGAAAATATCCTCTCTGGCCTCATGAGATCTGTTACTGAGGAGAACCAAAGCCAACTGTCAAGGAGTAGAATGACTTTGGTCTCAGAGGGGAGAGAATCAGCTTGTGAAGTGCCACCAATCAGTGTTGGTGAAACGTTGGAAAATCAAATGGGAAGTACAGAGGAGCCTGGGTCACCAGTATTCAAGGGAAGGAACACCATCTCAAACACCAAGAATAAAATCCAAAAGGCCCCCAAGCTGGTCATTGTGAGGGAAGAAAAAGGTTTAACTCCTCAAGATCCACAGGTAGGAGATTTTCAGGAAATGCCTGAAGAAAATGTATTTCTGAGTGTCCCCAAACCACTTTCATGCATGTCGATGGGTGGCAGTAACATTCAGCAGCCTGTGTCTCCATGTGCTGAGGACATCTGTGATAGCTATGAGCCATTGCCCCAGTGTTTAGTGGGTGATATGCCTGTTTCACTTCAAAACATCGAGAATACAGGAAAAGAACTTGCCTGTATAGAAAACCAGATGGATCAGGAAGAGTTGTGTAGGGCCTTTGATTTAACTGCAGATAATCAACCATCCCTGGCAGGCAGAAGCAACCCTAGCACTAGTGAAAGCAGACCCCATAAAGAAAGAAACCACAATGAGACCAAGAGCTCAAGTCCTCTGAACACTGACTCTCTTCTGGATAATGTTGAAGAACCTTTGAGGAATCAAGAGGCTCAGACTGAAGCAGGGTCTCCTGTCCTAGAGAAGACTCCTCCTGCAGCAGAAAGCGCACTGAGCTCTTGCACAATGATTGAGGGACTCCTCTTTCCTGTAGAATATTATGTTAGGACAACTCGGCGTATGTCTAATTGCCAGAGGAAAGTAGACCTGGAGGCTGTCATTCTCAGCCAGTTGGGCAGGAGCAGGAAAGGGCTGCGAAGTAAACATAAACAGATAAATTCAAATTCAGATCAGCTCTACCAAGAAACCGCCAGAAGTGATTTGCAGGCAGGGGGCACTCCGTTCCCTTTTCTAGGTGGAGAGAGTGACCCAGTGAGTTCAAATAGTTCTCAGAAATCTCTCCCTCCATCAGATGAGAGCTGCACTTCCAGTGGCTCTCTTTCTCAGAAGACTGTTATTAGTATGAAACAAGCTAAGGGAAAatcctggaggagaggaaggggcagaTGGGGTTCTACCTGCAGACCTGCACTGAATGGGTCACAAGCACATCCTCAGACTTCAGATCTTACAGTGCTAAAGGAAAACAGTCATCTCTTGTCaaatggttctcaacctggaAAGGAAAACTGTGAGGGTGACCCTGAGAGGTCACCTATAGGCAAAACAAGGGTGCTTGTCCCTGCAGCTGGTGAGGCTACAGAAACAGAAATGACAGACATTACGTGGCCAACTGAGGCTGATCTTCCTGATGTAAGCCAAACATTCAGCAAATGCCATCAGCCTCCATTAGAACATATTCAAAATCCACTCCAAGGAAATAATTTCTTAAATCCATGGGATGAAGCTTTCTCCAGCCCCACGCAAGATCTGGAAGCTAATGTAAATGTGAGTCAGGCtggtaaacagccagtggggcacATTAGGAATCAGTGTGTTCAGAAAGCCTGCCGGGCTGAGCAGCTGCCAACAGTTAAAGAATCTCTACTTCAGCATGATCTCCCAAGTTCCTCCGTGAAGCGTAAAGTGAGGCAAGGATCTAAAG GTAAAAGAGGGCGCAGTCAACAGATGGACTTGGAAGGTCCAACTCCTCTAAGCCATCTTGGTCTGGATCCTATGGCCTTCGATCCTCCCTTTCACTTCCAGAATGAGATGCTCAGTGTCAAGTGGCTGCCCTCTAAGCTGGACATCAAAGACTTTCATTTACCCGATGAGGAGTTTGGTCTCCTTAAATTTGAGAAACTACAATCCTGCACAGTGAAACAGCTGGAGCCCTTTGTTCCTTCAGGGTCTGAACACTGGCTCCAGAGTGCTGGAGACACTGTGGCTTTAGGGGACATGAGACTTAAACAAGTGAATACAGAAGGGAAGAGTCTAGAAAATAGCTTTATTTCTCCTTCAAAGACTATGTCACCTAAACTGCCTCACTTAGAAGGGCAGTTGCACAAGAAGGGGCTTTCTCCAAGCGAATTGCTGCTAACTCCGGCAAGTTCTGTCTCAGCTGGTGCAATCAACCAGCTGGAATCACAGATTCCTACATCTGCTTTCCCTGTCCTGGGTGCAACCCCAGCTGTCCTGTCACTGGTACACAATGAGGCCTTACCTGACACACTTTCTGTACTTCCTTTGCAAGTGAAAACAAATCTCTTCAAAGAACCAGCCAGTCATGTCATGGATGGGAGAGAGTGTAATAACTCCACAGGTACATTGCACTCAGATAGCTGCAGAACAGGATCTGACTGTAGGTCTGATGAAGCTGTCCCCCTCAAAGAGTATCAGCAACCAGGGAGCGGTTCCAAGGAGTGCTGCGGTGCAGAG AACAAACTGACAGCAGAAGAGTTGGCCGTGGTGCTGAGTGACAGCCTGAGAGCCAGGAGCTTGCAACTGGCCTCAAAGCTAAAG AACCCCTCAAGTTCTTGTGCTGTGGACGTCAGCACCGTCTGGTGGGAATCAGCTGGCTTCACAGAGCTGTGTATCGTAACTGCTTGTGAGACTTTCATTTCCCTGTGGAAACCTCTGGCTTCCAGCCAGTGGAGAAAGGTGTATACCTGGCACCTTACAGAG ATTCCAGTAATACAAATTGTTCCCTTGCCAGATGTCTCTAATCTTGTATGCGTTGCCTTGGGAGATCTGGAGATTGGAGAAATAAG GCTCTTGCTTTGTTCTTCTGAAGACGGCTCCTTAAAGCAATCACTAGTGAAAACTGGGAACATAAAAGCTGTTCTTGGTCTGACAAACAGGAGGCTGGTCAGTAGTAGTGGGACACTTCAAGACCAGCAAATCGAGATAATCTCCGTTTCAGAGGCAGGAAG AAGCAATGAGAGGCAGACTTTGATGCCCCCAGAAGAAACCATTCTGGCTTTTGCTGAGGTAGAAGGGATTAGAGATGCTTTGGTTGGCACCACTGCAGTGAACAGCCTTGTTGTTTG GAACTTGAAAACTGGCCAGATTCTGAAAAAGATGCACGTTGGTTATTCCTACCCTGCCTCAATCTGCCATCGCGCCTATTCTGACTCT GGCCTcctgtttgttgttttaagtCACCCACATGCCAAAGAGAATGAGTCCTGTGGAAACCCTGCATTCCGGATGAGAGTGTTCAATCCCAAAACAGCCAGAAGCACTGGGGTAatgttcttctccctcccccctggaCACAGTGGAAG GTACCTGGAAGGCGAAGTGAAGGGTGTCTCTGCAGCAGCTGTGCTAACATCTGGAACAATCGCAGTGTGGGACTTATTTTTAGGCCAGTGTACTGCTCTGCTTCCACCAAATGCTGATGGGAATTGGTCTTTGGTCAGATGGTCAGTCACAGATTCCTGTCTCCTGGCTGGACAGAAAGACGGAAGCGTGTATGTGTACCATTATTCACAAGCCAAAGCAGTAGGAAAGTAA